The Oscillatoria acuminata PCC 6304 genomic interval CGCGTTCCGCCAGTTTGGAGAGAGTTTCTGCCCAGTTTATAGCACTAATCGCTGCTTTTTGAAGCAAAGCATCGGCAACGTCATCCGCACCCGATTCGCCTTGCAGGTAAGCCAGTAAGGCTGAGGCATCCAATACTGCAATCGGATTTTGAGTCATGCTTCGCCCTCTCGATGTACTTCCTCACGCCGTTCTTGAATCAGTTCGTCCCCCTGGCTAACACCTGGGGCAATATCTTTAAAAATTCCTTGGAGTTTTTGGACGGATTTGCGTAAGCTGAACAGGCGCATACTCCCATCATTTTCGAGAGTTAGGGTGAGGGAATCCCCCGGTTGCAGGTTAAGTTGCTTCCGCACGGTTTCGGGGATAACTAACTCGCCGGTTTCTGCCAAATTCACGGTGTACTGTTCGAGGGGTAGAGACATAGCTCGATAAATTTGGGTAAGTTTTTTTAACTGAGTGGCTATTTTAGCAAATTTAGAGGCTAGGGGTGAGGTCAAGCTCATTCCCCTAACAACCGTTTAATTTCTGCCTCGGTAAAGGGATTTTCCCCAGCGCGGAGGGTATCAATATAACCCTGGACTTGCCTGTTCACCTCGGCATGATTACTCAATTCAATAAAGGCTTGAAAATCTTGAATTGCTCCCTCGTTATCTCCAGCCAGTGCCTTGGCGAGTCCTAGATTTCCTCGATATCCTGCATATTCCGGTTCCAGGGTCACGGCTTGCTCACAGGCAGGCATCACCGCCTCTGCCTCACCGCCCAAACTGCCAAACCAACAAAGGTTATTCCAAGTCTCAGCAGAAATTTCTACTGTGGCATCGATGTTCTGGGCGGCAGTATAAGCCTCAACCGCCGCTTTATACTGTTTGTTTTTAACCCCTTGTTCTCCCTGTGCCAGCAAAACCGGAACGGCAATGCGTTTTGCTTCTGCCTTGGCTTCTAGGTTGCGGGTTGGGTCAAGGGTGAGGGCTTGTTGGAATTTGGCAACAGCTTCGTTATATTCACCCTGGTAAGCTAAATCGTTACCTTCTTCAACCAAAACTGCAACGGCAAGGCGTTTCGCTTCTGCCTCGGGTTCTAGGTTGAGAGTGGCATCAAGTCTTTTAGCTTGTTGAAACTTAGCAACTGCGCCGTCAAGATCTTCTGAACGGGCTAAAGCCTTGCCGTGACGCACCAGAAATTGTGCCGACTCGGTGGAATTCCACGCATATTTTTGACAAGTTTCGCCAGCTTGTCGGGCAACATCGGTTTCTGGGGCTACCAGTACCGGATGATACTGTAACTGGTTGCAGCCCATTTGCAGCCAATTTTTCCAACCCATAGGCCATAAGCCGAGGAAGCCATCCTTACTACCACTGACAATATACTGCCCATTAGGGCTAAAGGCCACTGTGTTAATCTCATCCCCATGCCCACGTAACGGTTGACCAATGGGTTGACCATAGCGATTCCATAACCGCAGAGTGCTGTTATTATGACCAATGACGATATACTCTCCATCTGGACTGATAGCTATATCTTTAACCGAATTCCAATCCGGAACGAGTTCACCTATCTTTTGATTTTGACTGTTCCAGATCCGTAAAGTTGTATCCTCATAACTGACAATAGTCTCCCCATCCAAGCTAATAGCTAGAGCATCAATCGGATTCTGAGGGCTGTGTAGTTGCTTAATTAGTTCCCCTTGGCGGTTCCACAAGCGCATGGTGTTGTCATAACTGCCACTGATAATTGTTTGTCCATCTGGGCTGATGGTCACTGTCTTGAACCAACTATGATCCCCGGAGAGAACAACTATCTGCTCTCCCCGAAGATTCCACAAACGTACATTGTTGTGATAACTTTCGCTGATAATGGTTTCCCCATCATCGCTAAAGGCTACAGTGTGAATCGAATCTTGATGGCCGCGCAGTTCTTGGATTATTTCTCCCTGGCGGTCCCACAAGCGCACAGTGTTGTCACTACTACCACTGACAATAGTCTGTCCATCGGGGCTTATAGCTACAGAGTTAACCGCATCTTCATGACCCCTTAGTTCTTGTATCAGTTCCCCCTGGCGGTTCCAAAGACGCACTGTTGTGTCATCAGACCAGCCTAAGAATGTTCCACTGCTACTGGCAATGTACTCTCCGTCAGGGCTGACTGCTACGTCGTTGATCCCATAAGGATGAGCACGCCATCCTTTAACAATCTTTTCCTCAAGGCTCCACAAGCGCACTGTTTTGTCTGCACTGCCACTGACAATCGTTTTACCGTCTGGGCTAAAGACCACGGCATTGACTATCTTCTGATGCCCGAGTAATAACCCTATTGATTCTCCTTGGTAATTCCACAAGCCCACGTTATTGTCAAAACTGCCAGTCACTATATATTTTCCATGCGGGCTGAAGGCCAAGGCACTGACCCATCCCTGATGCCCGCGTAGTTCGCCTATCTCTTGACCCTGAAGGTTCCATAAACGCACAATGTTTTCCCCACCACCCAATGGTAAACTGCCACTAGCAGCAATGTACTTCCCATCCGGGCTGATGGCGACAGCGTGGACTGTGTGCTGATACCAGTGTAGTATCTGTGTCTGTTGACCCTGGCGGTTCCACAAGCGCACAGTGTTGTCATCACTGCCACTGACAATGGTCTGTCCATCCGGGCTGATGGCCACGGTTCTGACTGAATCCTCATGCCCGTGCAGTACCCCTATCTGTTGACCCTGGCGGTTCCACAAGCGCAGGGTGTTGTCACTACTCCCACTGACAATAGTCTGACCATCGGGGCTGATGGCTACGGCATTGACTGAACCCTGATGGCCGTGCAGTACCCCTATCTGTTGACCCTGGCGGTTCCACAAGCGCAGGGTGTTGTCATCACTGCCACTGACAATGGTCTGTCCATCCGGGCTGATGGCCACAGCCCAGACCCAACCCTGATGTCCATGTAGTACAGTTATCAGATCTCCTTGACGATTCCACAACCGCAAGGTATTGTCACTACTCCCACTGACAATTATCTCTCCATCAGGGCTAATGGCGACGGTCATGAGCGCATCCTGATGGCCGCGCAAGCTATTATCTTCTGGAGTAATTTGAAGACTACTCAATAAACTATCTTGAACCGGACTGAGAACCTGTCCCAATTTGTCTTGACTTTCTCCTGCTGCCTGTATTGCCAACACTAACCCATCTACAGGTTGACTTGTTAACAAATTCTTGGCTCGGGCGGCTTTTTCTCCTAAGCTGGCAATGGTGACTTGGCGTTGGGCATTTAGCCAGAGTCCTGTGACGACGGTCAACAGGGTTACAACTGCGCCAATGCTGATAATGCGGGTGGTGCGTTGGTGGCGGATGCTGGTTCTCAGGTACTCTCGTGCCAATGCGGATAAGGGAAAGGTCTCCCCATTGCGTCGCACAAATGCCTCTACGTCTCCTAAATCTGCTCCCCTGAGCAATCCCTCGCGGCGTTTGCCTTTGTCTTCCCAGTCTCGGGCTTTGGCTTGGATTTCGTCTCGTTGCCGCTTTGCCTGGGGGTTTTCCTTGACCCACTGTTTTAATTGCTCCCAGTTACTGATTAGGGATTCGTGGGCGACATCCACTACGGTGATTTTATCCTCTGGGTTCCCTCTGGCTTGGAGTTCGCTGGTGACGACTAACCGCGCTGTTTCTAATTTCTCTAGGACCGTTTCCACCTGTTCCGGGGAGGGGGGTAAGTCGGTTAACTGGGTTTTGCGGACTTGTCGGGCGGTGGGTTTGGTGTTTTCTAGGAGTTGGGTGAGTTCGAGAAATATACTCCGGGCTATGGTCTGTTGTTCTGGGGAAAGTGTCTGATAAACTTTATTGGCTCGATTTTGTAGGGCTTTTTGGACACCGCCCATGTCTTGATAGGTTTGGACGGTCAACCGTTGGCTGCGTCGGTCCCAGAGTTGTTGGAGGATGTCTTGCAATAAGGGCAAACTGCCGGGGGATTTCTGAACATCTGCAACCATGAGGTTTTCCAGGTCTGGGGGGATGTTCCAGTTGACTTTTTTGGCGGGTTTGCCGATCGCCTCTCGTAACTCCGCCTCCTTCATTTCGGTGACGATCGCCTGATGGGTTTGGATGAGTTTCGCCAGTTGGGGATATTCGGCACATTTGCCCAAAAAATCCGCCCGCATGGTGATGATGACGCGCAGGAGTGAGGTTGCCGATCGCCCCCAACCCCCTTTGTCACGAAGTGAGTCAAAGTCAGTCGCCCCTAACAAACAGTCAAAAAACTGCGATCGCTTTGCCGGATCTTGACATTGGGTAAACACTTGCTCAAACTGATCCACGACGAACACGCAAGGGGCATTTGCTGGAGAAATCAGCCGGTGTAAGCCTTTCGCACCTTTGGCGAGTTCCTGGGTGGCTTGTTCTGAGGTGCAGAGGTTCTCGTCCACCAAGACTTGCGCTAAACTGGCGAGGGGGTCGTCTCCGGGTTTGAAGGGGGCACAGATTTTCCAGGTTTTGCTCTCGGAAAGGGTGCTGCCTTGCTTTAAGTCTGGGATTAAACCGGCTCTCACAAGGGAGGATTTTCCACTGCCGGAAATGCCCAAAACTGCCAGAAATTGGCTGTCTCTCAGGCGATAAACTAAGGTTTGGGTCAGTTTGTCCCGGCCAAAAAAATATTTGGCATCCCGTTCTTGAAAGGCTTTTAATCCTTTGTAGGGACATTCATCCTGGAGAATTTCCTCTGGCAGTTCCACTCCCGGATCTCTCAGGACGATTTCGCCCCAGTTATGACAAATGGGGGTTTGGTTGCGGGTTTGTAAGGCGGTTTCGATCGCTTTTGATAAGGTGACGTTGCTGATAATCCCCTCTTGCTGCAACCCTTGCAATAGCGCATCGGTGAGGACGCTATGTTCTCCGGTTGTGGGTTCGTAAGCGGGCTCAAATTCTCGACAAGCGGCGATAAAACAGCGGGAGATGGTTTCCCCATCCCCCGGATCGGCTTCGTCAAAGTTGAGCAGTTCTCCCGCATGACAGCAGTCTAATATCACAATCTGCTGTTTGACGCGACTTTTTTCTAAAATTTCCCGCAATTCTTTGAGGGGAAACCCCCAGGATTCTTTGCTATCCACGCGACTGGTGGCTAAAAAACCCTTGGTGAGGTTGCCTTTGACTTTTCGCAATCCGTGACCCGCAAAAAACAGCAGGGCGGTTTCGGGGGTGCTGACATTAGCATCCAGGGCGAAGAGGTTGGTAATGGCGTTTTCTAATTCGTGGGTGAGCAAGTGTTTCTCGGGATGGACGCGCCATGCTTCCTGATCGGAGGCGGAGGGCAACCCCGTGACCTCGAAGCCGAATTCTATCAGTTTTTGTGCCAGAGCATTAGCATCGTTGGCTGGTGTCCGCAAACGTTCCAGAACGTCCTCGTCCAGATAATCATTAATCCCCACTACCAACGCCTGCCGCTTCTTCATTCGCCCACTATCCGCTAGAATGATTGGTATCCGAATTATAATCCGAACTCCGAAGCTATGGAAACCTCGGTTGACAAAACTTTACTTGCTTTCTTGCTGGCGCTTTATCGTTTAGACACTCCTCTGACTGGGAGGGAAGTTTTGGATTTACAAAATAATGTGGGGACGCTTCTTGAACTTCGTCCGGATCAAGAGGCGGCTATCCAATCTGAAATTCAGGCAAGGCTGGACAAAAATCCCGAGTTAAACCAAATTTATCAAGAAGCCCTGACAAAACTGGCTCCTCTGGATCTGGAGCAATTATATCACCGTTTGCCTCCGAAAAATCTGCTGGAGCAGCAACTCGGCATTACCCAACAAACCAGTAAAGGTTATGTGCCGAAGAGAAGGCAGAATCAACAAACGAGTGAAGTAGTGAATTTGAGTCGGATGGTGATGACAAGCGATCGCCCGGATAAAAGTGTTAAAAAACTCGATTGTTTGGCGGAGTATTGGGACTCAATGCACGTTCCGATGGTTTAACAAGCCCCGCACCCTGGAAGGGTGGGGCTATACGAACGAAGCCCGCCTGCGCGGGCTAAAAAGACTAGCCCTGTCAAGGTGCTAAATTTAATGACGAAGTGCGAAACGTTTGGGAGTGAAATAAGGCTGAAATGCCTGAAATAACCCCCAGTGAGGCTTTAACCCCCCTTGGGTTAGATAAAGGGACTCGTCCCAGATGACCTCATAACTGTCTATGCGTGTCCAAATGAGTTACCAATTTGGTACTCAAGGTAGGACGGCACAGGGTTCTGATGAGTAGTGCAATAATTTGTTGCCAACACTTTTCAGGTGCAACGGCGATAGCCACCCCCAGTTTTAGGAGTCACGACCCTAGGATTGAAGCGGGGAACGGAAGGCTCTAATAGGTAGACCAACCTAGGATAGAGACCACTGCTAATCGCTCACGGCTAAGGAAACTGAATGTCCGGCCTGAACTCTCGTAAAAAATTAGCAGTGAAATGGGATGAAACACTGCATCCAAAAAGGATACGTGGAAAGGTAGAGGCTTTTCGTCTTCCTCTACACAGACCCTCAATTCCACCGGGAGATAGGACAAGCCAAAAAGTGAATCACCCACATAGACGGAACGTTATAACCCCTCAGATGCTCTTAGAAATTGGTCGATTTCCTAAGTAGTAATAAGTGTAAGCGGATGCACTGAGGGGGTGAGATGTAACCCGAAGCAAACGCCATTCTGTAATGGAATGGATAGGCTAACAGGTTACGGTTTAGACGCAATGGATAGATGACAGTAGCAATGAACAAGGTTAATACGAGTTTAAAGACTACGGAAACATGGAATGCAATTCCTTGGGCAAAAGTTCAAAGGAAAGTATTTAAGTTGCAAAAACGTATTTTCCAAGCGGCTAAATCGGGACAGGATGCCAAAGCCAGAAGGTTGCAAAAACTTCTAACCTCGTCATATTACGCGAGGCTCTTAGCGGTTAGGAAAGTGACCCAAGACAACCAAGGCAAGAGGACGGCAGGGATAGATGGGGTAAAATCCTTAAAACCCGAACAACGCCTCGAACTTGTTAAGGACCTTGGTGAACAATTCTTAGCCAAAGCACTCAGAAGGGTTTGGATTCCCAAACCAGGACGTAATGAAAAGCGCCCATTGGGTATCCCAACTATTAGAGATAGAGCCGAGCAAGCCTTGGTTAAACAAGCCTTAGAACCCGAATGGGAAGCTAGGTTTGAAGGGACGAGCTATGGTTTCCGACCAGGACGCTCTGCCCACGACGCAATAGGTCGCATCTACGCATCTATAAATAAGGGCAGTTATTATGTCCTAGATGCAGATATAACCAAATGCTTCGACAAGATTAACCATGAATACCTACTGTCCAAATTAGATTGTTGTTCACAACACCGTCGCCAAATCAAACAATGGTTAAAGGCAGGGGTAGTGGATAATGGCGTATTTGAGGAGACCCCAAGCGGGACACCCCAAGGAGGAGTGATAAGTCCGCTCCTGGCCAACATTGCATTGGATGGAATGGCCAGGTTAATCGAAGAACTGTATCCTTTAATTCAAGGTCAGAAAGTCAAGGCCACCTTAATCAGATATGCCGATGATTTCGTAGTAATCTCACCAGAGATTGAAATCATCAATCAATGCAAGATAGCTTTGGAAAACTGGCTAAAGCCCGTAGGACTTGAGCTTAAACCTGAAAAGACCAAAATATGCCACACACTTAGAGAAATCGAAGTAAATGGAGAAAAGGTCACCCCAGGATTTGATTTCCTCGGATTTACCATTAGGCAATATCCAGTAGGTAAATACAAGTCCGGGAAAACAGGAGGCGCAAACAGCAGACTAATCGGGCATAAAACCCATATCAAGCCAAGCGCCAAAGCAATCAAAGCCCACAGTGAAGCATTAAAGGGTGTCATCAAAAATCATAAAACTGCACCCCAAGCGGCCCTAATAAGTAGACTAAACCCAATCATTAGAGGTTGGAGTAATTACTACTCAGGGGTAGTTTCAGCGGAAACCTTCAGCCAAATGGACTATAACATTTGGCAACAATTGAGGGCATGGACAGTATCAAGATGCGGTCAGGCAAACCTTGAAAAGCTGAGAAAATATTTCCATAAGGTCACGGTTAAAATCGGAAACGGAAAGGAAAGAAATGAGAAGTGGCTGTTTCAAGCAAAAGACGGATTAAGTCTCTGGAAACACTCCTATACTCAAATTACAAGGCATACATTGGTCAAGCCAGAAGCATCCCCGTATGACGGAAATTGGAGTTATTGGGCAACTAGAAGAGGAACCTCATTAGAAGTTCCAATGCGAGTAGCAAAATTGCTTAAAAAGCACTCAGGCCGATGTTCACGTTGCGGACAATATTTCGCAATGGAAGACTTGATGGAGGTTGACCACATCCAGCCACTCTCAATGGGAGGTAAAGATGAATACCGAAATCTACAGTTATTGCATCGGCACTGTCACGATAAAAAGACGGCTGAAGATATGCAGAACGTCAAGTCGTACCAATGACAATGGGCGTCTAAACTAGGAGCCGGATGAGGTGAAAGTCTCATGTCCGGTTCTGAATGGGAGGGGATGGAGGTGACTCCATTCTCGACCCCTAATAAATCGTTATTTCACCCAGGGGCGCAATGCTTTTTTCTTGAATTAATGGCAAATTTAATGATAAAAAATCGTTATTTCACGTAGGGGCGCAATGCGCAGGCCCTCCGGAGGGCCTGCGCATTGCGCCCCTACAAATACACCTTGACAGGGCTAGGCTAAGAAGACCTAATTTTAAAGCTATGCAGGGGAATAGGATTCGGGAGCATACCCATATTTTATCGCAATTGCTATGAACAATATCATTTATCCCACGGTTGATTTATTTCTCTATGATTTGCGGGATGGATTAGGCGACAATCCCGATAAAGTGCAAGAAAATTGGGATAATTTCCAACATAAATTGCCGGAAACTCTGCATGACAGAATCCGGTTTGATTCGGGTTTTGAATCGGAGTATGAGGAACTTTTACCGAAAAAGAACGAGTTTTACCAATTCAGCAATCAGGGTTACGAAGGGTTTTATTACCCGGTGCGGATGAGCGATATGTATGGGCTGTTGCTGGATTGTTCGGTGTCGGATGAATTGACGCCGCAACCGGCAAAATGTATTAAACAGATTAAGGCGGAAATAAAGCGTCATCTGGGCAAAAATTCGGCAACATTAGGTCAAAGTTGGTTGATTTATGGGCAGTTGACTCACCCAGGTCAAAATCCGGAAGATGTGGCTCAAATTTGTTATAAGGCGTTGTTTCCTTGGGCGAATTGGCAGGAGAATTTTCGGGGTCAAGGTCACCAGTTGGGGGGGACTGTGTTTGAACTGGATTGTTTTAAGCTACTGCTGCAAGAAACGGACAATCAATCCGAGGATTCTGTGGCATCTAAGTCCCGGGTTTTTGATAGTCATCATGTAATCATTGTTCTGTATCCGACGGCTAATGCAGCTAAAGCAGGGGCGGAGTTATATTCTGATTGGATGCGGTTATTTGCTTATCGCGCTAAAATTCTTTGGGCTTATGGACAGACCCGGGAACTGAAACAAAGGCTGAAACAACGTTATATCACAATTCAAGATTGTTTGCAACAAATTTACGGAAACCAGTATCAGAATTTACCTTTAAATCAACTGAAAGATATTCTCAATCAAGCTCGTCACATTGTCTCGGATTACACGATTGATGTGGATGATTTTGGGTATCAATTGCGGACGATCGCCATTAATCTGGACAACTACAAAAAACGCATCGAAATCATTGCTAAAAGATTAACATCTGAGGAGTTTTCGGCGTTTGCTACTCAACCCACAGATATCGCCTTTTTAGCGAATTTTAGCCATCTGGTTACGGAGAAATATTTGCGCCAAGTGGAAAAAGATTATGAAAATTTGAGTCCGGGTTTACAGCGGTTGGAGTTTGCGATCGCCACGATTCGGAGTCTGGTAGAAGTCGATCGCGCAAGGCAAGAACGGCGGTTTCAGAATAATATCACAATTTTCGGGTGGGGTTTAGCTGCTGCTGCGATCGCCGCTTCCCTTTCGGCACAGTTTCCCTATGTGATTGTGCCGGTGGAAGTGCGAACGACAGAACAAACACCGGATGCAAATGCGGAAGAAACACCGGATGCAAATGCAGAAGAAACACCGGATGCAAATGCGATCGCCTCTGTCGAACTTAATCCCAGTCTTTCCGCCTCCTGGGATGCGGCAGTTATATCATTGGGATATAGTCTCGCTGCTGGGTTGTTGTTTATGGCGATCGCCTGGTTATGGATTAAGCGCAAGGAAAAATAACATTACCTCATCGGCGGTATCCTCAACCCTTTTAACCCTTTCCCCTTCTGTTCCTCACTTAATCCTTTTCCCTGTACCAAAACCCCAAAACCCCCTAATCCTCTAGGGTCGATCGCCTCATGCAAGACTTGCCTGCGATTAATCATGGTTCCCAAATCCATGCCTGGGGTGGTGGAGAGTGCTGCAATGCGATCGCCTAACCCCAATGCCATTAAAAACATCGCCTGCTGGGTAAATCCCAATTTCTCTAATCCGCAAGACTCCCCTTGTCGTTCCAATGCGGTAAAATCAACATGAGCCGTTATATCCTGTTCCCCAATTAAAATATAAGGATTATCATGATAGCGGTGTTGATAATAACATTGTAATGTTCCTTGCTGTCGCATTGGTGTATAGTATCGGTGAGCCGGATATCCATAATCAATGGTTAGCACATATCCCTGCTGGAGTTTCTCGCTCACTTGTCTCACCCAATCTAATGCTGCCAGATTGACTTCCGTGCGATATCCGTCGGGATAGGGTTTCCCGGTGATGTCAATGTCAATGAGTTGAAAATAGTCAGTAATTTTGGGAGTGGAGAGTTCCCCAAGGATTTCTTGAAAGGGAGATGCTTCGGGAGACTCGGGTATTTTGTCCGAGGTGGTGATATAAATTTCTTGGAGTTTTCCCGCTTCTACCTGAATTTGATGCACCGGGAAGGCATCAATTAACTCATTAGAAAAGAAACATCCGGTGATTGAATCTGCTGCAATTTCCTCCCAAGTCACCCAGCGCAAATTTGCCCCCCCGCTGGAGAGTTTTGAGAATTTCTGCTGTTGTAACTGACGCATTGCTGGGGATTGTTCGATGATTAGATATTCGGTAGCGGCGAAACAATCTCGATGGTGGCGATAAAGATATTTGATGACATCGGCAGCAATTAATCCTTGTCCCGCACCCATTTCTACGAGGTGAAATGGGGTGGGATGTCCGAGAATTTCCCAGATTTCGATGAATTGCACTGCCAGCATTTCCCCAAAATCTGCGCCTAAGTGGGGGGAGGTCATAAAGTCTCCTTTTGCGCCAATTTTTCCGACATGGGCGGCATAATATCCATGTTGGGGGTGGTAGAGGGCTAATTCCATATAGTCGGCAAAGGTGATTTGCCTTTGGGGATTTTGTTTGATTTTTTCTTGGATGATTTGGGTTAATATATTGGACATTTTGAGCTAGGATTTAAGAGTAGGGTGGGTATGGGTTTCCCTCCCGTAATTAGGCGGCAGAGCCGCTAAGAGTGCGTGTCACGGCGGAGCCATGACACGAGGTTTACACGAGGTTTATAACAAGAGAATATTTCATTATTGTTATGAATTAGCCCGCGTAGGCGGGCTTTGTCCGTATAGCCCCAGGCTTTAGCCTGCGGGTCTCTATTGATGAGTTTTGAATTTTGAACCGAGAATTCAAAGCTCAAAACTCATCAGCATTTAATTATCGGTCCACAGAACCCATAATCACGTCGATACTGCCGAGAATTGCCACAATATCCGCGACTTTGTTACCGCGTAAAATAGAGGGCACGACTTGCAAATTATTGAAGTCAGGAGCGCGAATTTTCCAGCGCCAGGGGAAGACGTTATCATTACCAATTAGATAAATTCCCATTTCTCCTTTGCCGGTTTCCACTCGGAAATAATGCTCTCCGGCGGGAATTTTAAAGGTGGGGGCAATCTTTTTGGCGATGAATTGATAGTCAAATCCGTTCCATTCGGATTTGGGTCCTTCCATCATCCGCTTGGCTTCTAGGTTCTCGTAAGGTCCACCGGGAAGACCTTTCAAGGCTTGGCGGAGGATTTTTACCGATTCGCGCATTTCGGCCATACGGACGATATATCGCGCTAAACAGTCCCCTTCGGTTGCCCAGCAAACTTCCCAATCAAAGTCGTCATAACATTCGTA includes:
- a CDS encoding AbrB/MazE/SpoVT family DNA-binding domain-containing protein; translated protein: MSLTSPLASKFAKIATQLKKLTQIYRAMSLPLEQYTVNLAETGELVIPETVRKQLNLQPGDSLTLTLENDGSMRLFSLRKSVQKLQGIFKDIAPGVSQGDELIQERREEVHREGEA
- a CDS encoding eIF2A-related protein, whose product is MKKRQALVVGINDYLDEDVLERLRTPANDANALAQKLIEFGFEVTGLPSASDQEAWRVHPEKHLLTHELENAITNLFALDANVSTPETALLFFAGHGLRKVKGNLTKGFLATSRVDSKESWGFPLKELREILEKSRVKQQIVILDCCHAGELLNFDEADPGDGETISRCFIAACREFEPAYEPTTGEHSVLTDALLQGLQQEGIISNVTLSKAIETALQTRNQTPICHNWGEIVLRDPGVELPEEILQDECPYKGLKAFQERDAKYFFGRDKLTQTLVYRLRDSQFLAVLGISGSGKSSLVRAGLIPDLKQGSTLSESKTWKICAPFKPGDDPLASLAQVLVDENLCTSEQATQELAKGAKGLHRLISPANAPCVFVVDQFEQVFTQCQDPAKRSQFFDCLLGATDFDSLRDKGGWGRSATSLLRVIITMRADFLGKCAEYPQLAKLIQTHQAIVTEMKEAELREAIGKPAKKVNWNIPPDLENLMVADVQKSPGSLPLLQDILQQLWDRRSQRLTVQTYQDMGGVQKALQNRANKVYQTLSPEQQTIARSIFLELTQLLENTKPTARQVRKTQLTDLPPSPEQVETVLEKLETARLVVTSELQARGNPEDKITVVDVAHESLISNWEQLKQWVKENPQAKRQRDEIQAKARDWEDKGKRREGLLRGADLGDVEAFVRRNGETFPLSALAREYLRTSIRHQRTTRIISIGAVVTLLTVVTGLWLNAQRQVTIASLGEKAARAKNLLTSQPVDGLVLAIQAAGESQDKLGQVLSPVQDSLLSSLQITPEDNSLRGHQDALMTVAISPDGEIIVSGSSDNTLRLWNRQGDLITVLHGHQGWVWAVAISPDGQTIVSGSDDNTLRLWNRQGQQIGVLHGHQGSVNAVAISPDGQTIVSGSSDNTLRLWNRQGQQIGVLHGHEDSVRTVAISPDGQTIVSGSDDNTVRLWNRQGQQTQILHWYQHTVHAVAISPDGKYIAASGSLPLGGGENIVRLWNLQGQEIGELRGHQGWVSALAFSPHGKYIVTGSFDNNVGLWNYQGESIGLLLGHQKIVNAVVFSPDGKTIVSGSADKTVRLWSLEEKIVKGWRAHPYGINDVAVSPDGEYIASSSGTFLGWSDDTTVRLWNRQGELIQELRGHEDAVNSVAISPDGQTIVSGSSDNTVRLWDRQGEIIQELRGHQDSIHTVAFSDDGETIISESYHNNVRLWNLRGEQIVVLSGDHSWFKTVTISPDGQTIISGSYDNTMRLWNRQGELIKQLHSPQNPIDALAISLDGETIVSYEDTTLRIWNSQNQKIGELVPDWNSVKDIAISPDGEYIVIGHNNSTLRLWNRYGQPIGQPLRGHGDEINTVAFSPNGQYIVSGSKDGFLGLWPMGWKNWLQMGCNQLQYHPVLVAPETDVARQAGETCQKYAWNSTESAQFLVRHGKALARSEDLDGAVAKFQQAKRLDATLNLEPEAEAKRLAVAVLVEEGNDLAYQGEYNEAVAKFQQALTLDPTRNLEAKAEAKRIAVPVLLAQGEQGVKNKQYKAAVEAYTAAQNIDATVEISAETWNNLCWFGSLGGEAEAVMPACEQAVTLEPEYAGYRGNLGLAKALAGDNEGAIQDFQAFIELSNHAEVNRQVQGYIDTLRAGENPFTEAEIKRLLGE
- the ltrA gene encoding group II intron reverse transcriptase/maturase, with the protein product MTVAMNKVNTSLKTTETWNAIPWAKVQRKVFKLQKRIFQAAKSGQDAKARRLQKLLTSSYYARLLAVRKVTQDNQGKRTAGIDGVKSLKPEQRLELVKDLGEQFLAKALRRVWIPKPGRNEKRPLGIPTIRDRAEQALVKQALEPEWEARFEGTSYGFRPGRSAHDAIGRIYASINKGSYYVLDADITKCFDKINHEYLLSKLDCCSQHRRQIKQWLKAGVVDNGVFEETPSGTPQGGVISPLLANIALDGMARLIEELYPLIQGQKVKATLIRYADDFVVISPEIEIINQCKIALENWLKPVGLELKPEKTKICHTLREIEVNGEKVTPGFDFLGFTIRQYPVGKYKSGKTGGANSRLIGHKTHIKPSAKAIKAHSEALKGVIKNHKTAPQAALISRLNPIIRGWSNYYSGVVSAETFSQMDYNIWQQLRAWTVSRCGQANLEKLRKYFHKVTVKIGNGKERNEKWLFQAKDGLSLWKHSYTQITRHTLVKPEASPYDGNWSYWATRRGTSLEVPMRVAKLLKKHSGRCSRCGQYFAMEDLMEVDHIQPLSMGGKDEYRNLQLLHRHCHDKKTAEDMQNVKSYQ
- a CDS encoding class I SAM-dependent methyltransferase, encoding MSNILTQIIQEKIKQNPQRQITFADYMELALYHPQHGYYAAHVGKIGAKGDFMTSPHLGADFGEMLAVQFIEIWEILGHPTPFHLVEMGAGQGLIAADVIKYLYRHHRDCFAATEYLIIEQSPAMRQLQQQKFSKLSSGGANLRWVTWEEIAADSITGCFFSNELIDAFPVHQIQVEAGKLQEIYITTSDKIPESPEASPFQEILGELSTPKITDYFQLIDIDITGKPYPDGYRTEVNLAALDWVRQVSEKLQQGYVLTIDYGYPAHRYYTPMRQQGTLQCYYQHRYHDNPYILIGEQDITAHVDFTALERQGESCGLEKLGFTQQAMFLMALGLGDRIAALSTTPGMDLGTMINRRQVLHEAIDPRGLGGFGVLVQGKGLSEEQKGKGLKGLRIPPMR